The following coding sequences are from one Bradyrhizobium sp. WSM471 window:
- a CDS encoding L,D-transpeptidase, translated as MRNLMTTAQSTVAMRRWGPPGIVTLAAMLAFAAVGPANAAKQARQPTEAVAPREAGEPIMAIVSIKSQQVTFYDAEGWIFRAPVSTGTTGRETPAGVFAIVEKDKDHHSTMYDDAWMPNMQRITWNGIALHGGPLPGYAASHGCVRMPFGFAEGLFEKTNIGMRVIISPNDAAPMDIVHPALFMPKRDAIAAAPGQIGRLSGEAEEATRAADEAKKAATLAAKEAASLPASLRKLEQQKTRADAELAFADKQLAAAKTDQARAKAEELKQKAATRAADATTQLDAAKIAAQPKRDAVAATKEAAKAAAARKADAVKAATDAKLALEPVSVYISRATQKLYVRRNTHKPAPDGGGEVFDTSIEVPVTIRSPDLPLGTHIFTAMAKNDAGLRWSVVTIEDGDNAKNALDRITIPQEVLDRIAPTALPRSSIIISDEPLSSETNYRTEFVAVLSNQPQGGFITRKPTAPPMAMASDDGWDNGGNGFGFFFQRDPNPQPVNPRRRGQYQYYQPAQPMQRGFW; from the coding sequence ATGAGAAACCTGATGACAACGGCGCAATCTACCGTGGCGATGCGGCGTTGGGGGCCTCCCGGAATTGTGACCTTGGCGGCGATGCTCGCCTTTGCGGCTGTGGGCCCGGCCAATGCCGCCAAGCAGGCGCGTCAGCCAACCGAGGCGGTGGCGCCGCGCGAGGCCGGCGAACCGATCATGGCGATCGTCTCGATCAAGAGCCAGCAGGTCACCTTCTACGACGCCGAGGGCTGGATTTTTCGCGCGCCGGTGTCCACCGGCACGACGGGGCGCGAGACGCCCGCCGGGGTCTTCGCCATCGTCGAGAAGGACAAGGACCACCACTCGACCATGTATGACGACGCCTGGATGCCGAACATGCAGCGCATCACCTGGAACGGCATCGCGCTGCATGGCGGGCCGCTGCCGGGCTATGCCGCTTCGCATGGCTGCGTGCGAATGCCGTTCGGCTTCGCGGAGGGCCTGTTCGAGAAGACCAACATCGGGATGCGGGTGATCATCTCGCCGAACGACGCGGCTCCGATGGACATCGTTCATCCCGCACTGTTCATGCCGAAGCGGGACGCCATTGCCGCAGCGCCGGGCCAAATCGGCAGGCTCTCCGGCGAGGCCGAGGAGGCCACAAGGGCGGCCGACGAGGCGAAGAAGGCCGCGACTTTGGCCGCGAAAGAGGCGGCATCGCTGCCGGCCTCGCTGCGCAAGCTGGAACAGCAGAAGACCCGCGCTGATGCCGAGCTCGCCTTCGCCGACAAGCAGCTCGCGGCCGCCAAGACCGATCAGGCCCGCGCCAAGGCCGAGGAGCTGAAGCAGAAGGCCGCCACCAGGGCCGCCGACGCGACGACGCAGCTCGATGCTGCCAAGATTGCCGCACAACCGAAGCGCGATGCGGTCGCGGCCACGAAAGAGGCGGCCAAGGCGGCAGCGGCCAGGAAGGCCGACGCCGTGAAGGCCGCGACCGACGCAAAGCTCGCGCTCGAGCCGGTCTCGGTCTACATCAGCCGCGCGACGCAGAAGCTCTATGTGCGGCGGAACACGCACAAGCCGGCACCGGACGGCGGCGGCGAGGTGTTCGACACCAGCATCGAGGTCCCCGTCACCATCCGCAGTCCGGACCTGCCGCTCGGCACGCATATCTTCACGGCGATGGCGAAGAACGACGCCGGCTTGCGCTGGAGCGTGGTCACGATCGAAGACGGCGACAACGCCAAGAACGCGCTCGACCGGATCACCATCCCGCAGGAGGTGCTCGATCGCATCGCGCCGACTGCGTTGCCGCGGTCCTCGATCATCATCTCGGACGAGCCACTGAGCAGCGAGACCAACTACCGCACCGAGTTCGTCGCGGTGCTGAGCAACCAGCCCCAGGGCGGTTTCATCACGCGCAAGCCGACCGCGCCTCCGATGGCGATGGCGAGCGACGACGGCTGGGACAATGGCGGCAACGGCTTCGGCTTCTTCTTCCAGCGCGATCCGAACCCGCAGCCCGTCAATCCGCGCCGGCGCGGCCAGTATCAATATTATCAGCCGGCACAGCCGATGCAGCGGGGCTTCTGGTAG
- a CDS encoding DUF6036 family nucleotidyltransferase — protein MAEGGPVRDFEDLLRVVRALAFAFDTDTVYIVGSQAILASMSDAPEATRQSPEIDAFPANAKVWEMKEAKHTRDGVQPIASEHIDGLFGAESQFHRTHGFYIDGVDETTAKLPRGWLNRAVRVQTEVGGRTVTGVAPALEDLVVSKLARLDDRDKRFVSAIHGTRPLDLELIEQRIRKTDLDPTVAEQAIAYVRSLASEG, from the coding sequence ATGGCTGAGGGTGGCCCCGTACGTGATTTCGAGGACTTGCTTAGAGTCGTCAGAGCCCTGGCCTTCGCATTTGACACGGATACGGTGTACATCGTTGGCAGTCAGGCGATACTGGCTTCCATGTCCGATGCGCCAGAGGCGACGAGGCAATCGCCGGAAATCGATGCCTTCCCAGCAAACGCAAAAGTCTGGGAAATGAAGGAGGCCAAGCACACGCGTGACGGTGTGCAGCCCATTGCGTCTGAACACATCGACGGCCTTTTTGGAGCTGAAAGCCAGTTCCACCGCACGCATGGTTTCTACATCGATGGCGTCGATGAGACGACGGCTAAGCTCCCGAGAGGATGGCTGAACCGGGCGGTCAGAGTACAAACTGAAGTCGGGGGACGGACGGTGACCGGCGTGGCGCCTGCGCTGGAAGACCTCGTCGTGTCAAAACTCGCCAGGTTGGATGATAGGGATAAGAGGTTCGTCAGCGCGATCCATGGGACGCGGCCTTTGGACCTGGAGCTGATTGAGCAAAGGATACGTAAAACGGATCTTGATCCCACCGTAGCTGAGCAAGCGATCGCCTACGTCAGAAGCCTTGCGTCCGAAGGCTAA
- a CDS encoding AAA family ATPase, with the protein MLENEPGTGTEGGLKRWLEGIGLSHYTDLFAQHRLDLDVMADLTESDLVELGLPLGDRKRLQRAMTALFRAETAEKSDAAVRSQVRTEVGAERRQLTTMFCDMVDSTSLSVQFDPEDVRDMIASFRETCVRVVKHYEGFAARFVGDGILVYFGYPTAHEDDAERAVRAGLEIVRVLSTARAIEPRGALSHSPAVRIGIATGLVVVGDLVGQGTEERDSAVGETVNLAARLQGLAPPNGVVISTSTQSLLKGKFDYRDLGVHALKGISEKAQAWHVMRASRVETRFAAAMGTRLTPLVNREEEIALLMGRWQQAKEGEGQVVVKFGEPGIGKSRIIQEIFDRIAGDRHGQVSFQCSPYYTSTAFYPFAEQLKFSLGLDREDASVQSLASLETAIAAAHGDIEQVAPLFAALLSIPTGDRYPPLELSPQQQKDATVAALVNHFLGLAREQPLVIAFEDLHWIDPTSREVIDLLVDRAQNRPILVIITARTEFQPSWNAHSHITTLVLNRLSRQLRATLVERVAGRELPKEVIEEIIVKTDGVPLFLEELTKTVLESNLLTERHGRYVLSGPWRQLAIPATLTDSLMARLDRMGPFKRIAQIGATIGREFSYETLHAVANTPAEQIEAALNHLEEAGLIMRRGHPPDALYSFKHVMIQNAAHASLLHSERRKLHSRIAQVLAEMYPEKTEREPELLAHHMTESGQSESAASFWLKAGKQAAKSGANLEAIGHLGRGLSVVQANARMQGADEMELELRIALGNALIAAKGYAVQEVEENYVRALELGQQLDDDEKAFAATRGLWVCHFIRADLTRAHDLSVELLKFAKRERLNEGTQPAQQTGYLIEAHRSIAMTMLYRGRFAASQHHLHRCINLYSPDLHSDLMERHGTDPGVVSLSYLGYLLWFLGRPDAARQHSEQAIANAEKIRHPFTLAFALVFGAYLCQHLRDVEGTRDHANRAMIIATEHNFLHWKQQAAILRGWALAQLGEADEGLSQMRFGLDEYEAMDSWLAGCWFRCLLAEAYAKVGMRDAALRALDGALATARRTGDHSYLAEVYRLQGEITLSDGNPASVQEAEDLFNLSLEIARKQGALSWELRTAVSLARLSHEAGKREHARLLLVPIVGKFSEGFSTPDLKQAMQLIDELGAEAPVRAQAIP; encoded by the coding sequence ATGCTGGAGAATGAGCCGGGCACGGGAACGGAAGGCGGGCTGAAGCGCTGGCTCGAGGGCATCGGTCTTAGCCACTATACCGATCTCTTCGCGCAGCACCGTCTCGATCTCGACGTCATGGCGGACCTGACCGAATCCGATCTCGTCGAGCTCGGATTGCCGCTCGGCGATCGGAAGCGGCTCCAGCGGGCCATGACCGCGTTGTTCCGGGCCGAAACCGCGGAAAAGTCCGACGCGGCGGTGCGCTCGCAAGTCCGGACGGAGGTCGGCGCCGAGCGGCGTCAGCTCACCACCATGTTCTGCGACATGGTGGATTCCACCTCGCTCTCGGTGCAGTTCGATCCGGAAGACGTGCGCGACATGATCGCGAGCTTCCGCGAAACCTGCGTCCGCGTGGTGAAGCATTACGAAGGTTTTGCTGCCCGCTTCGTCGGGGACGGTATTTTGGTCTATTTCGGCTATCCGACCGCACATGAGGACGACGCCGAGCGCGCCGTGCGCGCGGGGCTGGAAATCGTCCGGGTGCTGTCGACCGCCCGCGCGATCGAGCCGCGTGGTGCGCTCAGCCACTCACCCGCCGTCCGCATCGGCATCGCAACCGGTCTCGTCGTGGTTGGCGACCTCGTCGGACAGGGCACCGAAGAGCGCGACTCCGCGGTCGGAGAAACCGTCAATCTCGCCGCACGCCTGCAAGGCCTGGCGCCGCCCAACGGTGTGGTGATTTCCACGTCGACCCAGTCGCTGCTGAAGGGGAAGTTCGACTACCGCGATCTCGGCGTCCACGCGCTCAAGGGCATCTCGGAGAAGGCCCAGGCCTGGCACGTGATGCGCGCCTCGCGGGTGGAGACCCGCTTCGCCGCCGCGATGGGCACGCGGCTGACCCCGCTCGTCAACCGCGAGGAGGAGATTGCGCTGCTGATGGGGCGCTGGCAGCAGGCGAAGGAGGGCGAGGGCCAGGTCGTGGTCAAGTTCGGCGAGCCCGGCATCGGCAAGTCGCGCATCATCCAGGAGATCTTCGACCGGATCGCGGGCGATCGCCATGGACAGGTCTCGTTCCAGTGCTCGCCCTATTACACCTCCACGGCGTTCTATCCGTTCGCCGAGCAGCTCAAATTCTCTCTCGGCCTCGATCGCGAGGATGCGTCCGTGCAGTCGCTGGCGAGCCTGGAGACCGCGATCGCCGCCGCTCATGGCGACATCGAGCAGGTTGCGCCGCTGTTTGCCGCGCTGTTGTCAATTCCGACCGGCGACCGCTATCCGCCGCTGGAGCTGTCGCCGCAGCAGCAAAAGGATGCGACCGTCGCGGCGCTGGTCAATCATTTCCTCGGCCTCGCGCGCGAGCAGCCGCTGGTGATCGCATTCGAGGATCTGCACTGGATCGACCCGACGTCCCGTGAGGTGATCGATCTCCTGGTCGACCGGGCGCAGAACCGGCCGATCCTGGTCATCATCACCGCGCGCACCGAATTCCAGCCGAGCTGGAACGCCCATTCGCATATCACGACCCTGGTGCTGAACCGGTTGAGCCGGCAGTTGCGCGCGACGCTGGTCGAGCGCGTGGCGGGACGCGAGCTTCCCAAGGAGGTCATCGAGGAGATCATCGTCAAGACCGACGGCGTGCCGCTGTTCCTGGAGGAGCTGACCAAGACGGTTCTCGAATCCAACCTCCTGACCGAACGGCACGGGCGCTATGTGCTGTCGGGCCCGTGGCGGCAGCTTGCGATCCCGGCGACGCTGACGGACTCGCTGATGGCGCGGCTGGACCGGATGGGACCGTTCAAGCGGATCGCGCAGATCGGCGCCACCATCGGTCGCGAATTCTCCTACGAGACTCTGCACGCGGTCGCCAATACGCCCGCCGAACAGATCGAGGCCGCGCTCAATCACCTGGAGGAGGCCGGGCTGATCATGCGCCGCGGCCATCCGCCCGACGCGCTCTACTCCTTCAAGCACGTGATGATTCAGAACGCCGCGCATGCGAGCTTGCTGCACAGCGAGCGGCGCAAGCTGCATTCCCGGATCGCCCAGGTGCTCGCCGAGATGTATCCCGAGAAGACCGAGCGCGAACCGGAACTGCTCGCCCATCATATGACCGAATCCGGCCAGAGCGAGAGCGCCGCCAGCTTCTGGCTCAAGGCCGGCAAGCAGGCGGCCAAGAGTGGCGCCAATCTGGAGGCGATCGGGCATCTGGGCCGCGGCCTCAGCGTCGTGCAGGCCAATGCGCGCATGCAGGGCGCCGACGAGATGGAGCTCGAACTGCGCATCGCGCTCGGCAACGCGCTGATCGCCGCCAAGGGCTATGCCGTGCAGGAGGTCGAGGAGAACTACGTCCGCGCCCTCGAACTCGGCCAGCAGCTCGACGACGACGAAAAGGCCTTCGCCGCCACGCGCGGGCTCTGGGTCTGTCATTTCATCCGCGCCGATCTCACCCGCGCGCACGATCTCAGCGTCGAGCTATTGAAGTTCGCCAAGCGCGAGCGGCTGAACGAGGGGACGCAACCGGCGCAGCAGACCGGCTATCTGATCGAGGCGCATCGCTCGATCGCGATGACGATGCTCTATCGCGGGCGCTTTGCCGCGTCCCAGCACCATTTGCATCGCTGCATCAACCTCTACAGCCCCGACCTGCACTCCGATCTGATGGAGCGGCACGGCACCGATCCCGGCGTCGTCTCGCTGTCCTATCTCGGCTACCTCCTGTGGTTCCTCGGCCGGCCGGACGCGGCGCGCCAGCACAGCGAGCAGGCGATCGCGAACGCCGAGAAGATCCGCCATCCCTTCACGCTCGCCTTCGCGCTCGTGTTCGGCGCCTATCTCTGCCAGCATTTGCGCGATGTCGAGGGCACGCGCGACCACGCCAACCGCGCCATGATCATCGCCACCGAGCACAATTTCCTGCACTGGAAGCAGCAGGCGGCGATCCTGCGCGGGTGGGCGCTGGCGCAGCTCGGCGAGGCCGACGAAGGTCTCAGCCAGATGCGGTTCGGCCTTGACGAATACGAAGCGATGGATTCCTGGCTCGCCGGCTGCTGGTTCCGCTGCCTGCTCGCGGAGGCCTACGCCAAAGTCGGGATGCGCGATGCCGCCTTGCGCGCGCTGGACGGTGCGCTCGCGACCGCAAGACGGACCGGCGATCACTCCTACCTCGCCGAAGTCTACCGCCTGCAAGGCGAAATCACCCTGTCGGACGGGAATCCGGCCTCGGTGCAGGAGGCCGAGGATCTGTTCAACCTGTCGCTGGAGATCGCGCGCAAGCAGGGCGCGCTGTCGTGGGAGCTTCGCACCGCCGTCAGCCTCGCGCGCCTGTCGCACGAAGCCGGAAAGCGCGAGCACGCTCGTCTCCTGCTCGTACCGATCGTCGGCAAGTTCAGCGAGGGCTTTTCCACGCCGGACCTGAAACAGGCGATGCAACTGATCGACGAGCTCGGCGCGGAGGCGCCTGTTCGCGCACAGGCCATCCCGTGA
- a CDS encoding lipopolysaccharide biosynthesis protein → MLNRHFSIYLVAYILPAAVGFFAVTAYTRLLTPAEYGVYVVGISLAGILGAIFFAWIKLSVSRYQAMSAEVDFRGTAMVAFALTVAVLCATTPLVFLFRSDLSVGLLLASMFVAIMANAVDVGQEFERAKLRPYRFAAISIVRSVSSVGFGLLGIWLGWGGLGLLAAFGLGSLAGIILNLVGDRTRIARFQRSQFVQLARYGLPLTLAGLSVAVYSACDRLIVAYLLGKDAAGIFGVAADLPRQFMVMIASSVAAATVPLVFRSLSEKNTETTRERLTESLELLLVVVAPVAVWLALAADQVAGTLVGVDFRAGVSALLPTLVLARLFGIANQFYVQISFQLAERPFMLAAQSFLTLVVSVALMFVLVASHGLYGAALATLATEAIGFLVAVVLMHRAHPVPFDLHRLAGVAVSAAAMAAAILLARSQVNGIGLVPLMVVSLAGGLAYAAAGWLLNVANVRTLSLRFLRTFNRKALGV, encoded by the coding sequence ATGCTGAACCGCCATTTCTCGATTTATCTCGTCGCCTACATCCTGCCTGCGGCGGTGGGCTTCTTCGCCGTCACGGCCTACACCCGGCTGCTGACGCCGGCGGAGTACGGCGTCTATGTCGTCGGCATCAGCCTGGCGGGCATTCTGGGCGCGATCTTCTTCGCCTGGATCAAGCTCTCGGTGTCGCGCTATCAGGCGATGTCGGCCGAGGTGGATTTTCGCGGCACTGCAATGGTCGCCTTCGCGCTCACCGTCGCCGTCCTCTGCGCCACCACGCCGCTGGTCTTCCTGTTCCGCAGTGATCTCAGCGTTGGGCTGCTGCTGGCCAGCATGTTCGTCGCGATCATGGCGAATGCCGTCGATGTCGGCCAGGAGTTCGAGCGCGCAAAACTGCGCCCTTACAGGTTCGCGGCGATCTCGATCGTGCGCAGCGTGTCGAGCGTCGGTTTCGGCCTGCTCGGCATCTGGCTCGGCTGGGGTGGATTGGGACTGCTCGCCGCATTCGGCCTGGGTTCGCTCGCCGGGATCATCCTGAACCTCGTCGGTGACCGCACCAGGATCGCGCGCTTTCAGCGCAGCCAGTTCGTGCAGCTCGCGCGCTACGGCCTGCCGCTGACGCTGGCCGGATTGTCCGTTGCGGTCTATTCAGCCTGCGACCGCCTCATCGTGGCTTATTTGCTCGGCAAGGACGCCGCCGGCATCTTTGGCGTCGCCGCCGATCTGCCGCGACAGTTCATGGTCATGATCGCCTCCAGCGTCGCCGCGGCGACCGTGCCGCTGGTGTTCCGGTCATTGTCGGAGAAAAACACCGAGACGACGCGGGAGCGGCTGACCGAGAGCCTCGAGCTTCTGCTCGTCGTGGTCGCGCCCGTCGCCGTCTGGCTCGCGCTCGCGGCCGACCAGGTCGCCGGCACGCTCGTCGGCGTCGACTTCCGCGCCGGCGTGTCGGCGTTGCTGCCGACCCTGGTGCTCGCGCGCTTGTTCGGCATCGCCAATCAATTCTACGTGCAGATCAGCTTCCAGCTTGCCGAGCGGCCGTTCATGCTGGCGGCGCAGTCGTTCCTGACGCTGGTCGTCAGCGTCGCGTTGATGTTCGTGCTGGTGGCCAGCCATGGCCTCTACGGCGCGGCGCTGGCGACGCTCGCAACCGAAGCGATCGGCTTCCTCGTTGCCGTCGTCCTGATGCATCGCGCCCATCCGGTCCCGTTCGACCTCCACCGCCTCGCCGGCGTTGCGGTCTCCGCTGCGGCGATGGCGGCTGCGATCCTCCTGGCACGATCCCAGGTCAATGGGATCGGCCTCGTCCCGCTCATGGTCGTGAGCCTCGCCGGCGGGCTCGCTTATGCTGCTGCCGGCTGGTTGCTGAACGTCGCAAACGTCCGGACGCTGTCGCTGCGTTTCCTGCGCACCTTCAACCGCAAGGCGCTGGGCGTTTAA
- a CDS encoding fatty acid desaturase — MSQGIPEIRASAQLLARYREPDNTRGILELAITAIPFVVLWALIWAALDQGYWFALLLEVPAAGLLVRLFMIQHDCGHGSFFRGRVANDWVGRAIGVMTLTPYGYWRHNHAGHHANSGNLDRRGLGDIDTLTTREFLGRSRWRRTLYRLYRHPLVMFGVGPTYLFILKHRLPVGMMRRGWKPWLSTMGTNIGLAVLAVTMIQLVGYGPFLLVHLPIVVLAASIGVWLFYVQHQFEHTHWAHDETWNFHDAALHGSSHYQLPAVLRWFTANIGVHHIHHLSSRIPCYRLQDVLRDHPQFAGVGRITLLQSLRTVRLTLWDEERQRLVSFGEAALFGKAAKLV; from the coding sequence ATGAGCCAAGGAATACCGGAAATCCGCGCATCGGCGCAGTTGCTCGCCCGTTATCGCGAGCCCGACAACACACGGGGTATCCTCGAACTTGCGATTACAGCGATACCGTTCGTCGTCCTCTGGGCTCTGATTTGGGCCGCTCTTGACCAGGGCTATTGGTTTGCCCTCCTGCTGGAGGTGCCCGCGGCGGGTTTGCTGGTCCGCCTCTTCATGATCCAACATGATTGCGGACACGGCTCGTTCTTCCGCGGCCGCGTTGCGAACGATTGGGTCGGCCGAGCCATCGGTGTGATGACACTGACGCCATACGGCTATTGGCGGCATAATCACGCAGGCCATCATGCGAACTCCGGCAATCTCGATCGCAGGGGCCTGGGCGACATCGATACGCTGACCACGCGCGAATTTCTCGGGCGGTCGCGATGGCGTCGGACGCTGTATCGCTTGTATCGACATCCCCTCGTGATGTTTGGCGTCGGTCCCACATATTTGTTCATCTTGAAGCACCGATTGCCGGTCGGGATGATGCGTCGCGGCTGGAAACCCTGGCTGAGCACGATGGGCACGAACATCGGCCTCGCGGTTCTCGCCGTCACGATGATCCAGCTGGTCGGCTATGGGCCGTTCCTGCTCGTGCATCTGCCGATCGTTGTTCTGGCGGCATCGATCGGTGTCTGGCTGTTCTACGTCCAGCACCAGTTCGAGCACACGCACTGGGCCCACGACGAGACCTGGAATTTTCACGACGCCGCGCTGCACGGCAGCTCTCACTACCAACTGCCGGCTGTCTTGCGATGGTTCACGGCAAATATCGGCGTTCACCACATCCATCATTTGTCCAGTCGAATTCCCTGCTATCGCTTGCAGGACGTGTTGCGCGACCATCCGCAGTTCGCTGGTGTCGGGCGGATTACGCTGCTCCAGAGTTTGCGGACCGTGCGGCTGACCTTATGGGACGAGGAGCGGCAGCGGCTCGTCTCCTTTGGCGAGGCGGCCTTGTTTGGCAAGGCAGCCAAGCTTGTTTGA
- a CDS encoding endo-1,4-beta-xylanase — protein sequence MTRLDRREFLLGSAAALAAGASASAATASKLAQRNQGFGAAATLWDLQADPRLGEAISTYCTQVVPVLELKWPMLRPDAHTFAFERADAILDFARQNDLTMRGHALAWYHDIPDWTKQIKDTKGVERAYVDHIGTVVSYYKDKLTSWDVVNEPIPDNPRSPKDRRESFWTQHLGNRWIPLAFRTAAAADPFVKLAINEYDIESAKDTFIAKRAAYRHLIMDLLDQGVPLHAVGLQSHLHAELEIDTHGLAEFVTELRSWGLEVYVTELDVDDQKLTGTPAERDVIVAKRVDDLLTAISTSGPVRSILTWGLSDRYSWINGTFARADKQPNRPLPLDGEFKPKPFMNVISKFTKDA from the coding sequence GTGACCAGGCTCGACAGACGCGAATTTCTCCTCGGCAGCGCCGCGGCACTCGCGGCGGGCGCATCGGCGTCCGCAGCGACGGCGTCGAAACTCGCCCAGCGCAATCAGGGATTTGGTGCCGCGGCCACGCTCTGGGATCTGCAAGCCGATCCCAGGCTCGGCGAAGCCATCAGCACCTATTGCACGCAGGTGGTTCCGGTGCTCGAGCTGAAATGGCCGATGCTGCGTCCCGACGCGCACACCTTTGCCTTCGAACGTGCCGACGCGATCCTGGATTTCGCCCGGCAGAACGACCTGACGATGCGCGGGCACGCGCTCGCCTGGTATCACGACATCCCGGACTGGACCAAGCAGATCAAGGATACCAAGGGCGTCGAGCGCGCCTATGTCGACCACATCGGCACCGTCGTCTCCTATTACAAGGACAAGCTGACGTCGTGGGACGTCGTCAACGAGCCGATCCCGGACAATCCGCGCAGCCCGAAAGACCGGCGCGAGTCGTTCTGGACGCAGCATCTGGGCAATCGCTGGATTCCGCTGGCGTTCCGCACGGCGGCCGCGGCCGATCCCTTCGTCAAGCTCGCGATCAACGAATACGACATCGAGTCGGCCAAGGACACGTTCATTGCGAAGCGCGCGGCCTACCGTCATCTCATCATGGACCTGCTCGACCAGGGCGTGCCGTTGCACGCCGTGGGACTGCAATCGCATCTGCATGCCGAGCTCGAGATCGACACCCATGGGCTCGCCGAGTTCGTCACCGAGCTGCGGTCCTGGGGGCTGGAGGTCTATGTCACCGAGCTCGATGTCGACGACCAGAAGCTGACGGGGACGCCGGCGGAGCGCGATGTCATCGTCGCCAAGCGCGTCGATGATCTCTTGACCGCGATCTCGACCAGCGGACCGGTGCGCTCGATCCTGACCTGGGGCCTATCGGACCGCTACAGCTGGATCAACGGCACCTTTGCGCGGGCGGACAAGCAGCCGAACCGCCCCTTGCCGCTCGACGGCGAATTCAAGCCGAAGCCGTTCATGAACGTGATCAGCAAGTTCACGAAGGACGCGTGA
- a CDS encoding protein-L-isoaspartate O-methyltransferase, translated as MSDLAAARTRYVELIARRERISSTRLLEALATVPREKFLAKGPWRVKSEAARNYRLTPDADPVHLQDNVLVAIDARRKLDTGLPSLWAHFIDLLEVGERDRVVQIGCGLGYFSAVLSKIVGPKGKVRAIECDERLAARAATYLGAYRNVAVVHGDGCEDIGEPADVIIVHAGFSQPHSLWLRSLRPRGRLLVPLTQRDREGAALKITRKGKGFEAETVQQIRIFPGQGRGVTALDDRVADWWQRASALAPLRFRGIEQGLPLD; from the coding sequence ATGAGCGACCTTGCCGCCGCGCGTACGCGTTACGTGGAGCTGATCGCAAGACGCGAGCGGATCTCCTCGACGCGCCTGCTCGAAGCCCTCGCCACTGTTCCGCGCGAAAAGTTTCTGGCGAAGGGACCCTGGCGCGTCAAGAGCGAGGCGGCGCGCAACTATCGGCTGACGCCGGATGCCGATCCCGTTCATCTCCAGGACAATGTGCTGGTCGCGATCGATGCGCGCCGCAAGCTCGACACCGGGCTGCCGAGCCTGTGGGCGCACTTCATCGATTTGCTCGAGGTCGGGGAAAGAGACCGTGTCGTCCAGATCGGCTGCGGGCTCGGCTATTTCTCGGCCGTGCTGTCGAAGATCGTGGGGCCCAAAGGCAAGGTGCGGGCGATCGAATGCGACGAGCGGCTTGCGGCGCGCGCCGCAACCTATCTTGGCGCCTATCGCAACGTCGCGGTCGTCCATGGCGACGGATGCGAGGACATCGGCGAACCCGCCGACGTGATCATCGTTCATGCCGGCTTCTCGCAGCCGCATTCGCTCTGGCTTCGGTCGCTTCGTCCGCGCGGCCGGCTTCTGGTGCCGCTGACCCAGCGGGACCGCGAAGGCGCCGCGCTCAAGATCACCCGCAAGGGCAAGGGGTTCGAAGCCGAGACGGTGCAGCAGATCCGGATCTTCCCCGGTCAGGGTCGAGGCGTGACTGCGCTCGACGACCGCGTCGCCGATTGGTGGCAGCGCGCCTCCGCGCTGGCGCCGCTGCGCTTTCGCGGCATCGAGCAGGGGCTGCCGTTGGATTAG
- a CDS encoding DUF6492 family protein, translating into MHSVALLTASYAKDIERFSLLSESIDTWLTGYTRHYVLVNDEDLPLFARFASEKRVIVPASRYLPKWLWALPPALQFISKRRVWLSLLSSPVHGWHIQQILKIAGVLNAPEQRVCILDSDNLFFREFDVGQYAGAEKTPLFVTRNGIDAAHPLHVLWLRTVDQLLGIKDRSFPADDYVGNALVWDKDTARAMTDAIKSATGLNWVLALCRKKKFSEYLMYGHFVANSPAHLAAHRITEDSIAVSHWDDTRLDRPAIEAMMRAASPDQVALCIQSYSSTSIDDIRDVFRLSSRDRRSPSLSPEDIGDEVQFEAPKTR; encoded by the coding sequence ATGCATTCCGTTGCCCTGCTGACCGCCAGCTACGCCAAGGATATCGAGCGCTTTTCGCTGCTCAGCGAGAGCATCGACACGTGGTTGACGGGCTACACGCGGCATTATGTTCTCGTTAACGATGAGGATCTGCCGCTGTTCGCGCGGTTCGCTTCCGAGAAGCGTGTCATCGTTCCGGCCTCGCGCTATTTGCCGAAATGGCTGTGGGCGCTGCCGCCGGCTCTCCAGTTCATCAGCAAACGGCGCGTCTGGCTGTCGCTTCTGTCATCACCTGTTCATGGTTGGCACATCCAGCAGATCCTCAAGATCGCCGGCGTCCTCAACGCGCCCGAGCAGCGCGTCTGCATCCTGGATTCGGACAATCTGTTCTTCCGCGAATTCGACGTCGGGCAATATGCCGGCGCCGAGAAGACGCCGCTATTCGTCACGCGCAACGGAATCGACGCCGCCCACCCCTTGCATGTCCTGTGGCTCCGCACCGTCGATCAGCTCCTTGGCATCAAGGACCGGTCCTTCCCCGCGGACGACTATGTCGGCAACGCGCTGGTCTGGGACAAGGACACCGCGCGTGCGATGACCGACGCGATCAAGTCGGCGACGGGATTGAACTGGGTTCTGGCACTGTGCCGGAAGAAGAAGTTCTCGGAATATCTCATGTACGGCCATTTCGTCGCGAACTCGCCCGCGCATCTGGCCGCCCATCGGATCACCGAAGACAGCATCGCGGTCTCGCATTGGGACGACACGCGCCTCGACCGCCCGGCCATCGAAGCGATGATGCGCGCCGCTTCGCCCGACCAGGTGGCGCTGTGCATCCAGTCCTATTCGTCGACCTCGATCGACGACATTCGCGACGTGTTCCGCCTCAGCTCGCGCGACCGTCGCAGTCCGAGCCTGTCTCCGGAGGACATCGGGGACGAGGTTCAGTTCGAGGCTCCGAAGACGCGCTGA